GCTAGTCAGATCGCCAAACAAAATACCATAAAGACAGAAACGTGAAATCCAGGACGGCTTAAGGAAAAAACTAGAAACTTGAGCATCATAAGACCGGCTTTCTTAACTCATTGCTTCAAAGGCAGCTGGATCATTGTCTGCATATTCTGCCATCTCATCCTAAAATATCACACAATGGACAATCAATAATACTCCACTTTTAATTTTGGATAATCAATAAGAATGGGGGAATAGTTCAACCACAACCTTCAACTCATTGTATTTTTCCTCTACTTTTTTTAGGTTGCTTAAAGCCTCCTCTCGTTCATCCTGGTCAAATCACAGAGGAAGCACAAAAATATTTACTCTTCACTCTTAGGAGCATATTGCCTATTGTTGAAAAGAGATCCACTCACAGATTCCTCCCTTCCCTTCTTTAATGCATTGCACTGATCAGCTAGCTCCACCAGCCGCCTCTCGCTACTTTGGACATCAGATTCAAGTTTCCGGTACACATTTCGCAGCTGTGATTTTGTTACTCTGTTGTTATTGTTGAGAAAGTGCATAATGAATGCAAACAAAGAGACAGCTTTTATAGAATTCAGGTCAACAGCGAAGTACTGATCTTAACCTGGTTTCCAGCGCAGCTAGGAAGACTCCAGAAATATACCTGAAATTTTAAGCCGATTCCCACAATTAGGTATTTCAAAGATCTAGTCAGTCAAAAGTACTACATGAGTTTAGTATCAAAATGACATGGGGAGCAAAAGAGTTAGGAAGCATCAATATACGACCAATCAAGCCGGTGTATTTCCTGTTGGTATAGATTTGAGGGGGGAAAACTAAATCTTGGAAGCTATGACTTACAGAAGTTCCAATCTTGTCCTTCGAGACTAGGTCATCATCAACCAAGCTTTGAACAACATCTTTGACAGACTGGGTGATAACACCTTTTCTGGGTCCCAATTTCTCAAGCTCCTTTAGCTGAAAGGTAATGATATAACGTACTCCCAATAAGTGCTATCGACTTGTATTTTCATGGATGAACTTAACTAACATGAGTGAAGCCTTTATAGTTTATGAATCTAGAACCCTGGGgactaatctctctctctctcaaacaagaAAAAGTACTTCCGATAAGTGCTATCAACTTGTATTCTCATGGATGAACTTAATTAACATGAGTGATGAATCTAAAGCCCGAGggaggactctctctctctctctcaaacaagaAAAAGTACTTCCGATAAGTACTTTCAATAAGTGCTATCGACTTGTATTCTCAAGGATGAACTTAATTAACATAAGTGATGAATCTAAAACCCAACCCCCGggagtactctctctctctctctctctctctaagcttTCATAAATGACCAATGTACATGTAGCACAACAGTTGAATTACTCTCTTTCTTCCTAGGACAATGAATGCCAAAACATGATATGATTCCACTTCTTTCTAAACTACAAAATCAGCAAAAACACGAAAACTTCAGTCAAACCGAAACATGTTGAGAACTGTAAGggaatcaattaatacggtcaGAAGCAGTGGAATCTCACAAGGAAGAAGTCTTGCGACTCGTAGAATATCTGAAGCATCTTCTCTCGCTTCTCTTCCAACGAGAGTCCACGCTTCGTCGACTGCACACAACCCAAAAAGTGAACAAACATGTAAATCCACGGCACCATCTGGCCGGCAATCCACAGTCACCAAGCAAGAGAACAGCAATCCGACGAAAACCTACCAAAACTCAGTACAAACA
This genomic stretch from Eucalyptus grandis isolate ANBG69807.140 chromosome 3, ASM1654582v1, whole genome shotgun sequence harbors:
- the LOC104430614 gene encoding meiotic nuclear division protein 1 homolog, whose protein sequence is MLQIFYESQDFFLLKELEKLGPRKGVITQSVKDVVQSLVDDDLVSKDKIGTSVYFWSLPSCAGNQLRNVYRKLESDVQSSERRLVELADQCNALKKGREESDEREEALSNLKKVEEKYNELKDEMAEYADNDPAAFEAMRDAISVAHAAANRWTDNIFTLRQWCSNNFPEAKEQLEHMYQEVGITDDLDYLEMPTVGN